In one Verrucomicrobiales bacterium genomic region, the following are encoded:
- a CDS encoding dicarboxylate/amino acid:cation symporter: MSVHTASSSAPSRRWPLHSKILLGLALGAISGVALNLSLGGAHPGLQKVVTQIAEPLGQLFLRLLLMTVVPLVFCSLVVGVAGIGDFRKLGRVGLKSFGYCLLISGISVALGITLVNVIQPGRRISAATAAQLQERYAADATKRVQESAQAKAAEPALLQIIKTIVPANPVAAIATDTPNLLHLMFFALLLGAATTVLPAERVAPFLEALSGLGALSAKLIDWVMLLAPYAVACLVFSNLARFGLDLLSALMWYILTVLLGLGLHLFGVYSLALRFLSKISPFEFFRRTRTIMLTAFSTSSSVATLPTTLRVTEENLGVPKDINSFVLTVGATANQNGTALYEGVTVLFLAQLAGMDLTITQQLGVAGLAILGSVGTAGLPSASIPFIVVVVTSLGINPMLVAIILGVDRVLDMCRTVVNVLGDVTAATFVARSEGYPLLGSGAETSIRRE, translated from the coding sequence ATGTCCGTGCACACTGCTTCATCTTCCGCTCCCTCCCGCCGCTGGCCTTTGCATTCGAAAATTCTGCTCGGCCTGGCTTTGGGAGCGATTTCAGGCGTGGCACTCAACCTCAGCCTCGGGGGGGCACATCCCGGCCTACAAAAGGTGGTTACCCAGATTGCCGAGCCCTTGGGACAACTCTTTTTGCGGCTCCTTTTGATGACAGTGGTGCCGCTGGTGTTTTGCTCGCTGGTGGTTGGCGTAGCCGGGATCGGGGATTTTCGGAAACTGGGTCGAGTGGGCTTGAAGTCCTTCGGCTACTGCCTGTTGATCTCTGGCATTTCAGTGGCGCTTGGAATCACTCTCGTGAATGTCATTCAGCCGGGCCGACGCATCTCGGCAGCCACCGCTGCCCAACTCCAGGAGCGGTATGCGGCGGACGCAACCAAACGGGTTCAGGAGTCCGCACAGGCGAAGGCGGCGGAGCCGGCCCTGCTGCAGATTATCAAGACCATTGTTCCAGCGAATCCCGTGGCCGCCATTGCCACGGACACGCCGAACCTGCTGCATCTGATGTTTTTCGCGCTGTTGTTGGGGGCGGCGACCACGGTCCTGCCGGCTGAACGGGTTGCCCCGTTTTTGGAGGCACTTTCCGGACTGGGCGCGCTGTCCGCCAAGCTGATCGATTGGGTCATGCTGCTGGCGCCGTATGCGGTGGCCTGTCTCGTGTTTAGCAACCTAGCACGTTTTGGCCTAGACCTGCTCTCCGCCTTGATGTGGTACATCTTGACTGTTCTCTTGGGATTGGGATTGCACCTCTTTGGAGTCTACTCTCTCGCCCTCCGCTTTCTGTCGAAGATCTCCCCGTTCGAATTCTTTCGTCGCACGCGCACCATCATGCTGACGGCGTTTTCCACGTCGTCCTCGGTGGCCACCCTACCCACAACGCTACGGGTGACGGAGGAGAATCTGGGCGTGCCCAAGGATATCAACAGCTTTGTCCTCACGGTGGGAGCGACGGCAAACCAGAACGGGACGGCACTTTATGAGGGGGTTACGGTGCTGTTTCTGGCCCAGTTGGCGGGAATGGACCTAACGATCACCCAGCAACTCGGCGTGGCCGGGTTGGCGATTTTGGGAAGTGTCGGCACCGCCGGGCTGCCCTCGGCGTCCATCCCGTTCATCGTGGTGGTCGTGACCAGCCTCGGCATCAACCCCATGCTGGTGGCGATCATCCTGGGGGTCGATCGAGTCCTGGACATGTGTCGAACGGTGGTCAATGTGCTCGGCGATGTCACGGCGGCGACGTTTGTCGCGCGGTCGGAGGGATATCCGCTGCTCGGCTCGGGTGCGGAAACGTCGATCAGGAGGGAATAA
- a CDS encoding Rieske (2Fe-2S) protein: MAASSLLGKSWKSPFLLEVAADEPLPAAQLRISLNDFPVLRNELGSMRLSVNQIGSDHYPDGHHYPVAINHVGGGRYYAMSTACAHAQCVVDAYDPFEQGMLCPCHDSLYAIDGSVIRGPSTRNLKQYAISYDGQDQLTITVPGLEYQVTPTLLKTPAGSRMALGFPTWPNVSYEIRFRSNLRDPGVVVPFATTLEGDLDQTVWLGDDQPATVYVDAVGERGFLEVSMILLDLG; this comes from the coding sequence ATGGCGGCGTCATCCCTCTTGGGAAAATCCTGGAAGAGCCCCTTCCTGTTGGAGGTCGCAGCGGACGAACCGTTGCCGGCTGCACAGCTGAGAATCTCCTTGAACGACTTCCCGGTTCTTCGGAACGAGCTAGGTTCCATGCGGCTGAGCGTGAACCAGATTGGAAGTGATCATTATCCGGATGGGCACCACTATCCGGTGGCGATCAATCATGTTGGCGGGGGACGGTATTACGCGATGAGCACGGCCTGCGCTCATGCCCAGTGCGTCGTGGATGCCTATGATCCGTTTGAGCAAGGGATGCTCTGCCCTTGTCATGACTCCCTATACGCCATTGATGGCAGCGTCATTCGGGGTCCGTCCACTCGGAACTTGAAACAGTATGCGATCAGCTATGATGGTCAGGATCAGCTGACCATCACAGTGCCGGGCTTGGAGTATCAGGTGACACCGACATTGCTCAAAACTCCGGCGGGCTCGCGGATGGCGCTGGGTTTTCCGACCTGGCCCAACGTGAGCTATGAGATCCGGTTCCGATCGAACCTTCGCGACCCTGGAGTTGTAGTTCCTTTCGCGACGACCTTGGAGGGCGATTTGGATCAAACGGTCTGGTTGGGCGACGATCAACCCGCCACCGTTTATGTCGACGCGGTTGGCGAACGCGGGTTCCTGGAGGTCAGCATGATCCTGCTCGATTTGGGCTGA
- a CDS encoding protein kinase produces MCSRCLLNAFFAPPGSPSLDPSDLAADAPQTFGDYEELELVARGGMGIVYRARHRTLNRITALKLVGLGHLHHPPTRQRFRLEAEAAAKLDHPNITPVYEVGEENGQPFLAMKFCEGGSLAELIQGERQPGQLNAQRAVRIVAQVARAVHHAHERGVLHRDLKPANILMDSAEVPMVTDFGLARLLDQDASITATGSVLGTPAYMSPEQTAGRPDQVTIATDIWGIGTILYELLAGAPPFRGATTAQLIRSIAEDAPPRLPSVDRDLETICLKCLAKEANCRYGSALAVAEDLERWERGEPILARPAAWVERVGKWVRRNPAQAALMAFSSLSVVAFISTLVVSQARLRTANERIQAQSEQRRQQTVRLNVAAGNRRSDDLDMGNALLWLAEGLRHDQDGGTRETGHRIRFQALLDRLPTLRQFWSLPEAANVAAISRDGSFAALGCADGKVYFKLCGTGEDLRSPITTPASVSRLFLSDDQRFILTQHSQSRWACYSVASGERLDPPELRTLQVLSLGRAKSIAALGNARGIKIVKIGTWETVGSELALGGRPHRASFFSGDTRLLTTVDGLRYRVWDAGAGVLLKELRLPERPISIKADPSGRWVVAFMADSRLHCWNVETGSKAWTSQELILANPDFIFTASGDRVMGWGSAGNARLLDVATGRPETLPFPPHNGVVSISFSPDEGFLATSGFDGNTILWDARTARHASPPIPHGLFVLGTVFAPDGRSLLTICADGTVRLWNWRPPAEVGLRLKHPGAVTSAEWSLEGRHLLTVGGTVVQVWDAEDGRSISGPLQHSHEVQAATFSPNGRELVSGSLDGMLRRWDWTSGTELAPALPHAHPIKQVRFDASGDRLLSVTRSASAQLWHRPTLTNLLNAGERSTGWVAGPSLAHDRMVVYGEFDPSGKRVLTAGDDGVVRLWSSESGASIGGPLKHIGRVSEAHFSQDGTRIISGSWDATIHARGALVWEVSTGKLLAGPFLLRDGVWSVALSPNGEQLAAVGEDTFGYLWHLGTGERQGLPLQHLSDIRKVCYSPDSILVGTASGDASARIWEATTGEPITPPLWHQQRVNWVGFDPTSTRVATASSDGTAAIFQLQPIQMPIEDVIHMAELMSAHELAPNGSRRPLSPKALQERWSSLSAKYPERFGKLAHSTKIR; encoded by the coding sequence ATGTGTTCCCGATGCCTGCTCAACGCCTTCTTTGCCCCTCCTGGATCGCCATCCCTGGACCCATCGGATCTAGCGGCCGATGCTCCACAAACCTTTGGCGACTACGAGGAGCTTGAACTCGTGGCTCGGGGAGGCATGGGGATCGTCTATCGGGCGCGACATCGAACGCTGAATCGAATTACCGCCCTGAAGCTGGTGGGCCTGGGGCATCTTCACCATCCGCCGACCCGTCAACGGTTTCGTTTGGAAGCCGAGGCCGCGGCCAAGCTGGACCATCCCAATATCACTCCCGTCTACGAAGTGGGGGAAGAGAACGGGCAGCCCTTCCTCGCGATGAAGTTCTGTGAGGGCGGATCCTTGGCGGAGTTGATTCAGGGTGAACGCCAGCCAGGTCAGCTTAACGCCCAAAGGGCTGTGCGCATCGTCGCCCAGGTAGCGCGCGCCGTTCACCATGCCCACGAGCGTGGTGTGTTGCATCGAGATCTCAAGCCCGCCAACATCCTCATGGACTCCGCCGAGGTGCCCATGGTCACCGATTTCGGGTTGGCGCGGCTGCTCGACCAGGACGCTTCAATCACCGCCACCGGTTCGGTATTGGGGACTCCGGCGTATATGTCCCCCGAACAGACCGCCGGACGACCGGACCAGGTCACCATCGCCACGGACATCTGGGGGATAGGAACCATCCTTTACGAACTTCTGGCGGGAGCGCCTCCCTTTCGGGGTGCGACCACCGCCCAATTGATACGCAGCATTGCCGAGGACGCCCCCCCGCGCCTGCCCAGTGTCGATCGCGATCTTGAGACGATCTGCCTCAAGTGCTTGGCGAAAGAGGCGAACTGCCGCTATGGCTCGGCGTTGGCGGTCGCAGAAGACTTGGAGCGCTGGGAGCGAGGTGAGCCCATTCTCGCCCGGCCGGCAGCCTGGGTGGAGCGCGTCGGAAAATGGGTCCGACGGAATCCAGCTCAAGCCGCCCTCATGGCCTTCTCCTCGCTTTCCGTCGTGGCCTTTATCTCCACGCTGGTCGTGTCACAGGCGAGGCTTCGAACCGCCAATGAGCGCATCCAGGCCCAGTCTGAACAGCGGCGTCAACAGACGGTCCGATTGAATGTCGCCGCGGGCAATCGCCGGTCCGACGACTTGGACATGGGAAACGCGCTTCTCTGGCTGGCGGAGGGACTTCGCCATGATCAGGATGGAGGCACCCGCGAGACTGGCCATCGCATTCGCTTCCAAGCCCTGCTCGACCGGCTGCCCACTCTTCGACAATTCTGGTCGCTGCCCGAGGCCGCCAATGTGGCCGCGATCTCGCGCGACGGCTCTTTCGCTGCCTTAGGATGCGCGGATGGGAAAGTCTACTTCAAACTGTGTGGCACCGGAGAAGACCTGAGGAGCCCGATAACGACCCCCGCTTCGGTCTCCCGCCTGTTTCTCTCGGATGATCAACGGTTCATCCTCACTCAGCACAGTCAGTCCCGCTGGGCTTGTTACTCGGTAGCGTCCGGCGAACGGCTGGATCCCCCTGAGCTGCGAACGCTTCAGGTGCTGTCCTTGGGCCGCGCGAAAAGCATCGCCGCCCTGGGAAACGCCCGGGGGATCAAAATTGTCAAAATTGGGACTTGGGAGACGGTGGGCTCAGAACTCGCCCTCGGCGGACGTCCTCACCGAGCCTCCTTCTTCTCAGGCGATACCCGTTTGCTCACCACTGTGGATGGGCTCCGCTACCGAGTGTGGGACGCGGGCGCGGGTGTGCTGCTCAAGGAACTTCGATTGCCGGAGCGGCCGATCAGCATCAAGGCTGACCCGAGCGGGCGTTGGGTCGTGGCGTTCATGGCCGACAGTCGCCTCCACTGTTGGAACGTCGAAACTGGATCCAAAGCATGGACCTCGCAGGAACTGATACTCGCCAACCCTGACTTCATCTTCACGGCCTCCGGTGATCGCGTCATGGGTTGGGGCTCAGCCGGAAATGCCCGACTTCTGGATGTGGCTACGGGTCGCCCCGAGACGCTCCCCTTCCCGCCTCATAACGGAGTGGTCTCGATATCCTTCTCCCCCGATGAAGGCTTCCTGGCTACCTCCGGTTTCGACGGTAATACCATTCTCTGGGACGCTCGGACGGCGCGTCATGCCAGTCCGCCCATTCCTCACGGCCTGTTCGTACTGGGCACCGTCTTCGCGCCAGATGGACGCAGCCTGCTAACGATTTGCGCTGATGGAACGGTCCGTCTGTGGAATTGGCGCCCTCCTGCTGAAGTGGGCCTCCGACTGAAGCATCCCGGCGCCGTCACTTCGGCCGAATGGAGCTTGGAGGGTCGACACTTGCTCACCGTCGGCGGAACGGTGGTGCAGGTATGGGACGCCGAGGACGGACGGTCTATTAGCGGCCCGCTTCAGCATTCTCATGAAGTTCAAGCGGCTACCTTCAGTCCGAACGGGCGGGAACTCGTCAGCGGCTCTCTGGATGGAATGCTGCGCCGGTGGGACTGGACCTCAGGGACCGAACTGGCTCCTGCTCTGCCTCACGCACATCCCATCAAGCAAGTCCGTTTTGATGCCTCAGGAGATCGCCTGCTGAGCGTGACTCGGAGTGCCAGTGCTCAACTCTGGCATCGGCCTACGCTCACCAACCTCCTTAACGCCGGGGAGCGGTCCACTGGATGGGTGGCCGGGCCCTCGTTGGCCCACGATCGGATGGTGGTTTATGGAGAGTTCGATCCGTCAGGTAAACGAGTTTTGACTGCGGGGGACGATGGGGTCGTCCGGCTTTGGAGCAGCGAATCTGGAGCCTCGATCGGCGGCCCGCTGAAACACATAGGCCGAGTCTCCGAGGCGCATTTCAGTCAGGATGGGACTCGCATTATTTCGGGAAGCTGGGATGCGACCATCCATGCTCGGGGAGCCTTGGTCTGGGAGGTATCCACCGGCAAACTGCTGGCAGGACCGTTCCTCCTGCGCGACGGCGTCTGGAGTGTGGCCCTTTCTCCAAACGGCGAGCAACTCGCCGCGGTGGGCGAGGACACCTTCGGCTACCTGTGGCATCTTGGAACCGGGGAACGTCAGGGATTACCCCTTCAGCATCTCAGCGATATCCGAAAGGTCTGTTACAGCCCCGACTCCATTTTGGTGGGAACCGCCAGCGGCGATGCGAGCGCTCGCATCTGGGAAGCGACAACGGGAGAACCCATCACGCCGCCTCTGTGGCATCAGCAACGAGTCAACTGGGTCGGCTTCGACCCGACCTCTACCCGCGTCGCAACGGCCAGCAGCGACGGCACCGCCGCGATTTTCCAGCTACAGCCCATCCAGATGCCCATCGAGGATGTGATCCACATGGCCGAGCTCATGTCCGCACATGAGCTGGCGCCCAACGGGTCCCGGCGGCCGCTCTCGCCCAAGGCGCTCCAGGAGCGTTGGTCATCACTGTCGGCGAAGTACCCTGAGCGGTTCGGCAAACTCGCTCATTCCACCAAGATTCGATAA